A segment of the Capricornis sumatraensis isolate serow.1 chromosome 8, serow.2, whole genome shotgun sequence genome:
cttacttcttggaaggaaagttatgaccaacctagacagcatattcaaaagcagagacattactttgccaacaaaggtctgtctagtcaaggctatggtttttccagtggtcatgtatggatgtgagagttggactatgaaaaaagcttagtgccaaagaatttatgcttttgaactgtggtgttggagaagactcttgacagtcccttggattgcaaggagatccaatcagtccatcctaaaggagatcagtcctgggtgttcattggaaggactgatactgaggcctaaactccaatactttggccacctcatgcgaagagttgactcattggaaaagatcctgatgctgggaggaattgggggcaagaggagaaggggacgacgtaggatgagatgggtggatggcatcaccaacacgatggacatgaatttgggtgaactcagggagttggtgatggacagggaggcctggcgtgctgcgattcatgcggctgcaaagagtcgggcacgattgagagacagaactgaactgattcatgaagtgataggaaatATGGGATAAAGAAACATTAAATGAAGCCACAGGATAAAATTAGTCAACCTCAAAATGTGGAGAATTCTACAGAAGAGAATCTAGTTTCctccttaagtattttatttggaagaaaaaaagaagagaaacatgaTTAAAAAGAAAGCCTAAGATATATGTCAACCAAAAGCAATGTATAGGCCTTATTTGGATCTTGGGGAAAAAACACTTTTAATACAATTTAATTAAATTGAGCATAAActtaaaattaaatgatattAAAGAGTTAttgttctctctttttgtctGAGATGTTGTACTACTTCTCTGTTTGTATTTTCAAGTCCTTAATTGTGAACTATCTTCACTGAGATATTACAGGCAATATAAGCTATCTGAGAGTTGTTTTAAAACACTAAagaattttttgctttttttgtgggTAGGACTGAAGAAACAGTACCTAGAGAAAGATAATGGTTGAAGAAGCTTGATGATGGGGACACACTAATTCATTATGTTATTTTTCCTAACTTGAGTGTATTTAActatttgcatcagttcagttcagttcagttcagttcagtcgctcagtcatgtccaactctttgcaactccatggactgcagcacatcaggcctccctgtccatcaccaacacctggagtttactcaagctcatgtccattgagtcggtgatgccttccaaccatctcatccttcgtcgtccccttctcctcctgccttcaatctttcccaacgtcgggatcttttcaaatgagtcagttcttcacatcaggtggccaaagtattggagcttcagcttcagcatcagtccttccaatgaacacccaggactgatctcctttaggatgggctccttgcagtccaagggactctcaagagtcttctccagcaccacagttcaaaagcatcaattctttggtgctcagctttctttatggttcagctctcacatccatacatgactactggaaaaaccatagccttttctagacagacctttgttggcaaaataatgtctctgctttttaatatgcatagttatatttattttaaaaatggtaactACTCAAACTGAACTAATTATGTTActtatattcaataaatgttagctattgttAAAATTTAGAGGAGGGGTTTAAAAATGCTGGAGAAGAAGGTTCAAGTCATCATCAAATAAAGAAGCAAAGGCAAGTGGTCAGAGTGAAGGAATGATCAGTTGGCTAGGTCACAACTTGTGAGTAGCTGAATTACCAATGCAAACAGCAGAAAAGAGAGGACAGTTGTTTGTGGTTAGACTCAAATTCAGTATGTCTAAAATTGAAACCGTTTTCAATTACCACAAACATTTTACCCTATACAAACCAGAAACCTAGAAGTCAACTCCagatcctctttctcttctcttttcatgcCTCTTGAATTCATCACTTGTGTGTGTCTTAAATTCCTTCACTTCTCTTTATCACAGGGATCATCACTCTGGTCCAAGCCACATAATTTATTGCCCGGGTTACTCCAATAAACTCTTAAGAATTATTTCTACATTTACTCTTGCTTCCACTCTACATCTGTTTTCATGTCAGCAGCTTGAGTTttatgtttaaatgttttaaacGTGCACATGATTACATCAAAACTCTGCTTCAAATCCTTCAAGTCCTATGACCCCATCCACACATACCTTCTATACACATCTCTTTGGGGGTTATAGCCACTTTAACTGCTTAGGATCCTTGAACATGCCATGCCGTTTCCAAGTTGGAACTTCTGCATATTGTGTTTCCTTGGTCTAGAAAGCTTACACTCCTATTATTCTCTTCACCAAACAGACTTCTACTAATCTTTCAGATGTCTCTTGgaatatgctgtgctgtgctgttcttggtctctcagtcatgtccaactctttgtgaccctatggactgcagccctccaggctcctccgttcttgggattcttcaggcaagaatgatggagtaggttgccattcccttccccaataaatattattaaaatttctaaaattaagaCATTATTTTAATAGGCTATATGTTTCATGAGGGTAGAAACCTCTCATATGAGAAACCAAACCTTTCATTGTGCTTCCCATAGTATCCCTTCCTCATAGTATGCCTGATAATTGATGCTCCATAAATAATTGCAGAATATTTATAGAGGCCCTAATTCTGACTAATATAGTCTCACATTAGCTAAGGTGTTAACTCATACAATAATCTCCCAGGGTAAGACAGAACACTTTCAAAGTCTGTAAACTGGAGACACTTAGTAAATGTATATCTAGAGCTCAAGGAGGAACCAATCTAGATGGGGTTTGACAAAAATTTTGCACTTTTAaacattgaaatataattgatttatgatgttgtgttagtttcaggcacatagcaaagtgattcatatatatatatatataattttcagattcttttcccttataagttaaatattattttctctgtACTATACAGCAGATCCTTGTTATCTATTTCTTGTATAGTAacgtgtgtatgttaatcccgagctcctaatttatctctccacctcttttcccctttggtaatcatctctttgttttctatgtctgtgagtttatttctgtttttttaatgtaagctcacttgtatcattttttaatttttagattctacatataaatgatatcaagttatatttgtctttctctgtctgacttagtatgacaatctctaggtccatgcatgttgctgcaaaaggcattatttcattctcttttatcactgagtagtagtccattgtatatatgaagcacttcctctttatccatttatctgttgatcgATTTTTAtattgctcccatgtcttggctatagtaaattgggctgcaatgaacacaggggtgcatgcatcttttagaattatgattttctgttaatatatgcccaggagtggacttGCTaaatcatatagtagctctattttcagtttttaaagcaacctacatgctgttctccatagtgactgtaccagcagacatttctccaaagaattttGTAATAGCAATAAGACTGTTTTACAAATAGGCCAGAGGAGATAATGTCCTATATTTGAGACTAATAAAAGAAGTCTACCGATTTAAGGTTATCAGTTttgcaaatgaaattaaaaggacaAAGTACATCAGGAATTCCTCTAAGCATGCTctgaagagtatgaaaaagagACTTGGGAGAACAGACACAAAAGCCCAGGGATGTGATGGAGGCTTTCTCAGTTATtcactgggaagcctgatgtgggggctgagggtggggaTATAAAGCAAAATTTCTAATTAAATTGAACATGAGAAGTTAAGTTCTGTCTGTAAGTAGATGGAACAGAATTATAAAAGGCCACATATGCTTATAAGTAACATAGAAGCAAGACTTCCAGGGACAAGAAGCCTTGTGTTAGTCTCTCTATGGCTctgaaagcaagaagaaaaaagattaagCCTCCTTGTGGAGATCATGTGATGACTTTCTGATCCAGCCAGAGGCAGCATTTCCATGGaaacttctcttctcttcctctcatgCACACACTGCTTCCTTCCACCTAAAACGGCTACTTGAGTCTCAAGAGAGTTGTAGGGTGGCCTCGATATTTTTTCTAAATAGCAAGACAAACTCAAGAAGAATGGGAAGAGAACAGAAAGGCTGACATTCCAGCATCACATGTAGCGATGACCTTCTCTGCATCCCTGCTGCTTTTTCAGTTTTCACCTTCTTGCCTTGTTCTGCAAGTTCAAGGGGCCACTAGCTTTAAGTATGGAACAggataagggaaaaaaaagtcgCACAGGGACAACTTTGACTTGACTCTCTTATCTTCTAGCTGTTCAACTCACTTTAGTTCAAACCACTTAGTTTTTAAGCCCTTCCATGGATTGggtccctggtgcctcagatggtaaagaccaccacctgcaatgcaggagacctgggttcgatccctgggttgggaagatcccctggaggaaggcataacaacccactccagtattcttgcttggagaatccccatggacagaggagcctggtggtctacagtccctggggtcacaaagagtcagacacgactgaggaactaagcacagcacatggattgggcccaggtttaatcccttaCGGTGTGGGTGCATACATGAAGCTCATGCTCCTACTCAGCAGATGAAAAATACAGCTCTCATCTCTCTACAGTTTCCCCTGCCTGAAGTATTGTCTCCATTCTCATTTGTCTTTCCAACTTACGCCTATCCTTTAAAGCTTGACTCAGAGGATACTTCTATAGAAAAACTCATGCATTATTATTTCAAGCTATTCAATCATTTCTATATTCTCAGTTCTCAAAGATGTCTCTCCATTAATAGTCTGATGTTCTGATTTTCTATACTACTCATTTAAAAACTAGTGTAGTGGTAAAATGATATTTCTATCCATTCATTTCAGTTTATCTAGCTCActatacacacagagacaaaaaaatcttgaaagaattTGCATGatcaataaaaatttgttgaaaaaatgTATCAGACcttattcactcactcactacaATGAGAACTCCTTTGCAAGACCAAATTGCAAACAAAACTTTAAATGAATTACTGATTTCTAGAACTTATGGGTGAAACAAGGTGGTGAAAgcataaaatgagaaaagtacaaactattatatatataatactatatatagaTAAGCAGAAATACATATTGTGTAGCACAGgtaatataaccaatattttataactttagtATAACactaaaatattgaatcactatgttgtatacctgaaactaataaaatattgacAACCacctacacttcaataaaaaagtttCCTTTCTAATGTGTGCTGTGTTTTcaattgcccagtcatgtctgtctctttgtgaccccatggactatagcccaccagctcctctgtccatgggatttccccaggcaaaaatactggaatgggttgtcatttcctcctccagaggatcttcccaagccaaggattgaacctatgtctcttgattctcctgcattggcagacagattctttaccactgagccacctgggaagatttctttcaaatattcACCAGACAACGTTTCCAAAGTAAAGTTGGCGACCCAGCTATCAAAGAGATCTATCCTTagcaatattcagaaaatgagcAATTAGACGGCAAGCAGCAGCTGGCATCAAGATAATCTGGAAGCGTATCAGAAAAAGTTTTAATCTTCTGatactttgtataaaataaataagcttcaGATATAAGAAATAATCTCCAGGCTGTGAAAAACGTCTCTTCCTGAAAAGCCAAATCCTACCAATGCCTTGGCCTATTTATTATTTATGGTCTTTGAGAAACAAACCATCTTACGTCCAAAATCTCTAACACTACCTGACTTAATAAAGAGGCTCTATTCCTGACATGACTTATTTTCAAATTGAAATATCACTAGTTATATAGTAAATTAACTGAGTTTATGTAGATCAGAtggtattattagtattattctaACCATAAGACTTAAACTGTTAATGGTGAATAGTGTTTCTCACTTTAACATAGGCCTATCCCACTAATGGGATATATGCCAACTCCAGAGAAAAGTTAGTCATGTGGTTTTCAGAAGATGAAAGCTTAGATAAAGGCTGAGAGGGTTTAATGCTGGAGGTGGGAGTGGTATTATATAGATCTTAGCCAAAACATGTGATAGTCACTGAGTGGGGAGCTGGAAAGGGAAGAGTGTGGCTCCATTAACCAGCTCAGGCAGACCGTGTGAGGACCGGAGGAAAAATGCTCCTGGCTGCCCTGTACTGCCTGCTATGGAGTTTCCGGACCTCTGCGGGCCACTTCCCTCGAGCCTGTGCCTCCTCCAAGAGCCTGATGGAGAAGGAGTGCTGCCCGCCCTGGGCGGGCGACGGGAGCCCCTGTGGCCGGCTCTCGGGCAGGGGCTCCTGCCAGGACGTCATTCTGTCCACGGCACCACTCGGGCCTCAGTTCCCCTTCATGGGGGTGGACGACCGCGAGTCGTGGCCCTCCATCTTTTATAACAGAACCTGCCAGTGCTTCGGCAACTTCATGGGATTCAATTGTGGAAGTTGTAAGTTTGGATTTCGGGGACCCCGCTGCACAGAAAGGCGACTTTTGGTGAGAAGAAACATCTTTGATTTGAGTGTCCCAGAGAAGAACAAATTTCTTGCCTATCTCACTTTGGCAAAACATACCACCAGCCCAGACTACGTCATCCCCACGGGCACCTATGGCCAAATGAATCACGGAACAACCCCCCTGTTTAATGACGTCAGTGTTTATGACCTCTTTGTCTGGATGCATTATTATGTGTCAAGGGACACGCTGCTTGGGGACTCTGAAGTCTGGAGAGACATTGATTTTGCTCATGAAGCCCCAGGTTTCCTGCCTTGGCATAGACTCTTTTTGCTGCTGTGGGAACAGGAAATCCAGAAGCTGACCGGGGATGAGAACTTCACGATTCCATACTGGGACTGGAGAGATGCAGAAAACTGTGACGTTTGCACAGATGAGTACATGGGAGGTCGCAACCCTGCAAACCCTAATCTACTCAGCCCAGCATCCTTCTTCTCCTCTTGGCAGGTAAGGTGTGCAGTACATACAATATCAAAGCTTAAAAGAACCTTAGCCATCACTTCTGGCAGGTCTTCAGAAACCTCCTTTCCCATCTGTTCTTCTCCTGCCAAGCCTAGAAAATGTCCCCTGTCAAGAGCTCTCAACATACTTTGTAATTTTCCTTTATAGCACACTTCACAATTGCAGTTCCATAGAGATTTGTGTGGTTCTTTGTCCAATATCCTGTATTTGGGTCCTAAAATCTAATGAATAAAAAGTACTTGGTTCATCACTCTATCTCCTAGCACATAATACAATGCCAGGAAAATTGTAAGAGCTCATGAAGAATTTGTTGAATCAATGGACAAATGAGTATTTAGatgattaagtaaaaaaaaatgatttaggtcaatatttctgaaattttattcCCAATAAAATTCAGTGTATAAATTGAAAATACAAATATCTGGCCATAT
Coding sequences within it:
- the TYR gene encoding tyrosinase, which translates into the protein MLLAALYCLLWSFRTSAGHFPRACASSKSLMEKECCPPWAGDGSPCGRLSGRGSCQDVILSTAPLGPQFPFMGVDDRESWPSIFYNRTCQCFGNFMGFNCGSCKFGFRGPRCTERRLLVRRNIFDLSVPEKNKFLAYLTLAKHTTSPDYVIPTGTYGQMNHGTTPLFNDVSVYDLFVWMHYYVSRDTLLGDSEVWRDIDFAHEAPGFLPWHRLFLLLWEQEIQKLTGDENFTIPYWDWRDAENCDVCTDEYMGGRNPANPNLLSPASFFSSWQIVCSRLEEYNSRQALCNGTSEGPLLRNPGNHDKARTPRLPSSADVEFCLSLTQYESGSMDKAANFSFRNTLEGFASPLTGIADASQSSMHNALHIYMNGTMSQVPGSANDPIFLLHHAFVDSIFEQWLRKYHPLQDVYPEANAPIGHNRESYMVPFIPLYRNGDFFISSKDLGYDYSYLQDSEPDIFQDYIKPYLEQARRIWPWLTGAAVVGSVLTAVLGGLTSLLCRRKRNQLPEEKQPLLMEKEDYHNVLYQSHL